The sequence CGGTGAAGAAACTGCGTATTTGCTCGAGGGCGGCGGCGTCTTCCTGATTGGCACTGTGACCGCGCTCCCCTATCCATGCCTGCAAACACACACGGGTGGCCCGCAAGGCTTCCCCCTCCGGCCAGCCGGTCAGGCCGCAGCGGGTCGCCATCTCGCCCGCCATCGCAATCAGGGCGAAACGGTTAATGGCCCGGCCTACCTGATTACCGGCCTCTACAGGCATCAGCTCACGGGTGTAGGTTTTGAGTAGGGCTTTCGCCTGTGTGGTCATGCCGTTCAGGTCTTCGGTCAGCGCCTTGAGCCATGCCCGGAACGGCGTACCGTAGAAACTGGCTGTTGCCCCCTCAAAATGTTCGGCCAGCTCTTTACCGCTGCCAAAGCCGTGTAACGCCTCAAAGACGCCAAACTTGCCTGAGTCACTGGGGATTTGGATCATCCGTACTTCCATCCCGGCAAAGGTGCGCTCACCGGCGCGGGCAGCATGTTCGGTCAGTGACAGTTCGCCGGTGGAGAAGAACAACATACGCCACTGTTTGCGGGCGCGCAGTTCGCCGTCAGTCCCAGCCCGGCCTTTGCCCTGTCCGTTTGCCAGCATATAGGCAATATTACCCGCCTCACGACCATCCACCTCGCGTATTTCATCGAGCATCATGGCGGCATCGTTGCGACGGCTGGCGGTACCCTCCAGTGCGTTACCTGTTGAGCGCCATGTGTGCCAGTAATCCGGCCCGCCACACACGGAAGTGGCCGCTTTCATGGTGGTGGTCTTGCCGTCTGTGGATTCGCCTTTCAGGTGATAACCGCCGCCGTCCATCCCCACCAGACGCAACAGCGGAGCCGCAAACGCCAGACTGACCGCAAAGGCCACGCGGGAATTACCGATACAGTAGCGCCCGATATGCTCGCGCCACTCATCAAGGCTGCCCGCTACCCGAAAATCCCGCCCCTGTACGCTGGCCGTCTGCAATATTACCCCGTCGGCCCCCTCACCAATCACCTCGTCCTGCAACACATACACCCCGCCATGCCAACCGGTTTTGTTCACACAGGTGACTTTGCGCTCTGGTTTACACAGAGAGATGTATTCCATTAGCCGGGCGCGGGCCTCGCCGGTGGTGCTGATATACGACAGACCGTTGACCAGCAGCACCCGCCGCAGCTCTTCGCCGCTGCCACTTAACATTTCCATCGGCATCGCCCATTTACGGCAAATCCCGTAAGTGTCCTCCCATTCCAGCAGGCGGCCAAAGTTCCCTCCGTCCGCGTCGCAGGTAATGGCCGACACCTTGAGCGGGTTACAGATTTTGATATTGCGGATTTCCGTATCGCCGTCTGATTTTTGTACCTGCTTATCGAACCACAAATATTCCTGCGTTAGCCGAAAGCCTTGTGGCAATTTGGCCTTGTCTTTCCCCAGTTGCACCAGTTCTTCCCGGAACGCTTCTCTGGCCCGTTCGGTGCCGTTATCCCGCTGATAGTCATTCCAGTCGGCTTTAAAGCGGGTCGGGGGGAGCGTCACCCAACCGTCCACGGCTTTCGCTGCTTTCTCAGCCCACACTTTGCCGGTGTTGACCTTGCCATCATCAAAATCATTGTCTCCGGCTAGAATGATGCGCGCTTCTGGCCACTTCGCCCGGATAACCAACGCCACGTTTAGCAGGTTACTGGCGGCAATACCCGCCATCACCATGCCGTCAGTGAGTTGTGCCACGGTCAGGGCGGTAGCATAGCCCTCGGTGATAACGACCTGTGGCGGGCTGTCCAGCTCGGATTCAAGGGCAATAAATGCCCCTTTGAGCACCGTACCCGGCAACAGGCGCTTGTCTCCCAAGGGGGAAACCAGTTGCGCGCCGGTCACGGTGCCACTGATATCGGTCAGGGGCAGCACCAGTGAGCCGGGCGGGAAATCAATCCCACCGCTTTTCTTCAATTGCGTGGTCAGGCGGTGAGGATGTTCTAACAACCCTTTACCGGTCAGATAGTCACTTTCACCCCGCACACAGCCTGCCAGCAAGGCCGCAACAGTCTCGGCTACCGGTTGTATGGGTTTGGCTGCTTCTTTTCTGGCGGGCGGCTGTTGGCTTTGGGGTAATTGCAGCGCCTGTGCCACCTCATGGGCCGCTTTACCGGCCGTCAACCCGTTGACCAGTTTGACCAAATCTAGCCCGTCACCGGCCCCGCACTGGTTACAAATCCATGTCCCGCGCCCGTCCCGATCATCAAAACGAAAACGGTCTGTACCGCCACAGTGTGGGCAAGCGCCGTGTTGACCATGGGCCGGAACGACAATACCCAGCAAGGGCAGGACAACCGGCCAGCGCGTATGGGCGGCGGCGGTAATATCCGATACAAAATTCTGTGCCATCATGTCCCCCTCAGTGCAGTGTGACCGGCATATTGGCCGTTTTGATGTACGCCCGGCACAGCTCATCCATCATGGTTTCCCCCAGCAGCGTCAGGCGGGGGGCCACATTCAGAATGTCCGGCAACACCATGTCTTCCAACATGCAGCAAGCGGCTTCCATCCCGCTCTCAGGGCCGTGGCGTGTCATAAAATAGACTTCCACGTTTTCGGCTATCACCATTTGCAGCTCATCAATATTCATAGTGAGCGCTACGCCGTAAGACACACAGGCATCCAGATAGGCTTGCGCCACGGCACGGCGATAAAGCGCGGTACGTACTTCGAGGGGAATACAGGAGGTATTATTCAGGTTCATGATGGCACCCCAGCAGACAGTAATGCACAGCTTTGGGTGACGGCTATCAGGTCTTCATACAGATAATCGACCATAGCGGAGACTTCTTTCACCGGTAACATGCCGGGAAAGGCAGATGAATCAAAATGGTTCGCCAGTAGGGCGGCTAATAATGCGCTGGCATTCTTGGCGCGGGTTAATTTAAAGAAATCATCTTCCGGTATTCCGTAGGCCAGATGATTATTCAAAACCTGATTTTCAGATAAAGGGCGGCCCTGAGCAGCGTTATGCTCATATTGTTGCATTGTCATAATAGAGTCCGTTTTAGAAAGTGAGAATTCGTTACCGCTATTTATGCCGGTTAGAGAAAGTGTGAATAATGTTCCTCGCTCTTTTCCGCCGGACGGCGTTCTGAATAAGGTTTTTTCGGGTAAATATATTTAACGGACTTGTGCAGCAATAACCCTTTACTGGTATTGAGTGTTGTTATCGGGTCACGTTCCGGCGCATTGGCTATTTTGCTATACACCTTGGCGAACCACGTTAACGGCATGGAAGAATATCGCGTAGTAAGGTCATAATTAAAAATGACTTCATAACGGAATTCAGGGTTTTGGCGCTGGGTCTGCTCGGAAGCCAGTTTCAGGTTCACGATACGCACCGTCCAGCCCTCTTTATGGCGATAACGTTCGCCGTACTCAGGGAGTTCAGTCATGGGAGCCTGCTCTTACCGGCAAACGGCCAGCAAACAGTAAGATATAGTCACTGGCCAACTGGCGGCGGGCGGTAGTCTCATTACAGGCGGTGATCCGCAGCATGAGCGGGCGTATTTTCCGTTGTGTGCGGTTGATTGCCGCAAAGATGTAGGTACACTTTGATGTAGCCATGGCGTTGCTCTCTGTTTCGTTAATGGTTAAGCCTCAATTGGTACTGCGAATACTGATTGAGGCTGCTTTTTTTTTAGGGGACATCATGGTAAGGTGGCCACCTAACGAGTTAACAGTAATCCAATAGGTGGCCACTTGTCAACAGTTACAACGAGAGATAGAAGCCCTAAAGGGGGCGGTCAATCTCCACAGTTCAAAATGCGAATTACGCCTGAGCTTAAAGAACAATTAGAAGCTGAGGCAGGTAAAGATAATGTTAGTCTCGCCAATTGGATAAAAGATCTCGCAAGGCAAGAATTAAAGCGGCGAGGTATCGAACCAAAAGGCTAAACATTATTATTTAGATTTTATTTGTATATTATATTGGCGATCTAATTGGTCGCCTTTATTACATTATTATTAATGATGTTGTTGTGATTCAATCCATTCCCAAATTTCATCTACTTTCCATGCTGTAATTCTGGTTGATATCTTTACTGGTTTAGGGAATGTACCCGCTGATACCCGTCTCCATAACGTTGCAGGAGAAAATGGTAAGCAGGGCATCAATGCCTTTTGCCGGACAAACCCTGCTGCGGGTAAAGAGCCATGTGTTGTATTTTCATGTCTCATCAATCTTGTAACTCCTTGATGGGTAAGCGATGAGGTGAGATTACCTGACACAATCTTAGTTTTCCATCAAGAATGGAATTCCATTAAATTGATACATTTTCCATTTAAATATTCAGAATTCCATCAAGATGACTGTCATTTTGTTTTTTTTAACTAATTGAATTTATTTAATTAATCGTTACTAACGAAGAATGTTGATGTTATGGGGGGCTTAGAGAGGTTATAAGGGGCAGTCAGAGGCTAAAGGAGGCTAATTTTGGGCATTGTTTTTGAAAATAGCTAAACCTCCTTAGACGTCTAGCTAAGGGATTACTAGTCATGTATGGCTTTTAAAGCCGATGAAATTTTTGCTCGAAGAGAGGATGCTCGTAGACCATCGGTTGATATATGATTCTCTTGAATATACAGATCAATCATTTCTTTGATATGTTCGACACAAATAACATCACCCTTTTTCATCCATTTTGCGTTGTTTTGCTCATGTTTTTCTTTGGCCAATAAAGTTAACGTTATTCCAAGTAATTTATTTACATTAAATAGTTCTTCATCTTTTTTATATACACCCCTGTTGTTTTTTATTATTTGGAGGCCAAGTTTTTCTGCTTCACCACCAATAAAAGAGAGTAGCTTATTGTTTTTATTGCTTATTGCAATGTTTTGCACAGCCATACAGCATCTTTCAATTATAGCTTCAGGGGTTTCATCAGTATCAAGACAATTATATCCAATTGAGAAAATAAGATCTGATGAGATCTTTTCACTGTCATCTACGGGGTGCGGAGAAGCTATATAATCGGTATATTTTGTTATTCTCTCTATTTTATTGGATTTGAATACTTCTTCTAAGGTTCTTTTAAGTCTCATTTTTATATGAGAAATAACTTCTAGTTTTTCTGTATCTATATCTCTTCTTAATAAGGTCGGAGATAGCCCAACCAGACACTTAGCTATTTCATCGATAGTGATTGAGGGGAGAGTTGCAACCCTTTCAAACTCATTCATTTTTTGGAAGCTTTTCATTTGCTATCTCGTTCCCTCGATTCTAATTTCACTAGTTTATCTGCCCATAAAGTTAAGGCTTTTCTACGTTCGTCCAAATACTGATGTCTATTATAAATCCCTTCCACGCCTTTAATTCTATGATTTAAACATCTTTCTGCAACGATAGGATCAACACCTAAAGATGCCAGATGAGTCCGGGCTGTTCGTCGGAAGTCATGGACAGTAAAGTTTTCTACACCCTGCATCTGTGTTTTTACTTTGGCTAAGGCTACAGGCAACGTGCTTTCTGCTATGTGGGGAATCATGCGGTTTTGCATTTTTCGGGCAGGCAGAACCCACTCACTATTAAATGACATATCTTTAAGCTGTTGGAACCATGTTATGGCCACTGGAGGGAGTGGAATATCGATAGCGTCGCCGTTCTTGGTGCCAGTTAGGTGCCATATGGCATTTTCTAAATCAATATCTTCCCACCTAGCTGCACATAGCTCCATCTTCCGGCAGCAGAGTAATAAGAGTAATTTCATTGTTAGCTCATTTTGGATACTGAAACCCTTTGCTAGCCTCATTGCAGCAAATAGCTGCTCTAGCTCACCAGTATCTAAATAGCGCTCTCTGGCCTTTTCCTGCCCGCCAGCATCGGATATATCAAAGGCAGTTGTGGGGTTCACTTCAAGGATATGGCGCTTAATACCATAGTTAAATATTCGTCGCGTCCAGCGTAGTACATCGTTGGCCACTGTTGGCGCACCTCTGGCTAGGATGCTTTGCAGCATATCGTCAATATGGCGGGGTTTTACTTCATCGGCTTTTAAGTGGCCAATGTTCGGATTAATGTCTTTATCAATCCGACGGCGGAGGATATCAGGGTGTTTCCATCTGCCTAATATCTGACGTTCAAAGTATTCCGTAGCTAAATGAGAAACCAACAACGCATTCTTATCAGACTCGATTTTTGCTAGTGCGTCAGCCTTACGCTCTTTCTTTTCTCCGGCCACGTCGTAACCCAAAGAAACACGAGCTGACAGTAACTTAATTGTTTCACGCGCTTTTGCCAGTGATAGTTCGGCATAAGAACCGATCCACATAGCCCGTGCTTTACCTGCGAAACGGTAGCGGAAACGCCATTTAGGTGAGGCGAAACTCTCTCGGTAGCAAAGATATAGTCCATTGCCGTCTGAGCGGCCCTCAAAGCGTTCTCCAGCCTTTAACCATGCTTTGATTTGTAAATCTGTTAACTTTCCCATGTATCCACACTGAGCCTTTCCTGTGTACCAAATACAGATGTACCAAAGAGTGAAATGGTACATGTCTTGGTACAGGGATTTAGTGAAATTTCATGGAATGATATGTGATGTGCTGAGATAAAGAAAGCCCGTAAGTTACGGGCTTTAAAGGAATTTTGCGACGCACTGAAATGCGGTGAGAAGTTACTCGATATTCTGAATCTGTTCGCGCATCTGCTCGATGAGCACTTTTAGCTCGATGGCTGAGTTAGTGACTTCGGCATTGATCGATTTTGATGCTAGCGTATTCGACTCGCGGTTGAATTCTTGCATCATAAAATCAAGGCGGCGGCCGACGGCCTCTTTCTTCTTCAGAATATTGTGCGTTTCTTTGACGTGCGCTTCGAGGCGATCCAGCTCTTCGGCGACATCAACACGCTGTGCCATCAGCACTAACTCTTGTTCCAGACGGGTATTTTCCAGCTGAACTTGGGCTTCTTCCAGCTTGTTTAATAGCCGCTCACGTTGCCACTGCAAAATATTTGGCATGTGTGCACGCACTTTAACCACTTCCGCACTCACGCCATCAAGGCGCTGTTCGATCAGTGTTTTTAATGCCGCACCTTCGGTCTCGCGGGAAATGATAAAGTCATCAAGGGCCACATCCAGCGCTTGCATCAGCTCTGTGCTGATGGCGTCCAAGTCTTGCTCTTCTGCCGACATCACACCCGGCCAGCGCAAAACATCAAGCGGGTTGACCTCGCCTTCATCACTTTGCATTTTGACCCAATTCGCCGCTTCAACCAGCTGTTTAGCCAGTTTTTCGTTTAGGATCAGCGAACTTTGTGCCGTGGCGTCCAGTTCA comes from Yersinia mollaretii ATCC 43969 and encodes:
- a CDS encoding TOPRIM and DUF927 domain-containing protein; translation: MAQNFVSDITAAAHTRWPVVLPLLGIVVPAHGQHGACPHCGGTDRFRFDDRDGRGTWICNQCGAGDGLDLVKLVNGLTAGKAAHEVAQALQLPQSQQPPARKEAAKPIQPVAETVAALLAGCVRGESDYLTGKGLLEHPHRLTTQLKKSGGIDFPPGSLVLPLTDISGTVTGAQLVSPLGDKRLLPGTVLKGAFIALESELDSPPQVVITEGYATALTVAQLTDGMVMAGIAASNLLNVALVIRAKWPEARIILAGDNDFDDGKVNTGKVWAEKAAKAVDGWVTLPPTRFKADWNDYQRDNGTERAREAFREELVQLGKDKAKLPQGFRLTQEYLWFDKQVQKSDGDTEIRNIKICNPLKVSAITCDADGGNFGRLLEWEDTYGICRKWAMPMEMLSGSGEELRRVLLVNGLSYISTTGEARARLMEYISLCKPERKVTCVNKTGWHGGVYVLQDEVIGEGADGVILQTASVQGRDFRVAGSLDEWREHIGRYCIGNSRVAFAVSLAFAAPLLRLVGMDGGGYHLKGESTDGKTTTMKAATSVCGGPDYWHTWRSTGNALEGTASRRNDAAMMLDEIREVDGREAGNIAYMLANGQGKGRAGTDGELRARKQWRMLFFSTGELSLTEHAARAGERTFAGMEVRMIQIPSDSGKFGVFEALHGFGSGKELAEHFEGATASFYGTPFRAWLKALTEDLNGMTTQAKALLKTYTRELMPVEAGNQVGRAINRFALIAMAGEMATRCGLTGWPEGEALRATRVCLQAWIGERGHSANQEDAAALEQIRSFFTANQYSRFADWHDERNRPSNMVGFRKVDKGNNTREAVTTFYVLPSGWKEVCKGFDAKKVAQLCVTAGYLLASKDGKTQTTVRLPEMNPKRIYVFNSEVVG
- a CDS encoding DUF5375 family protein; translation: MNLNNTSCIPLEVRTALYRRAVAQAYLDACVSYGVALTMNIDELQMVIAENVEVYFMTRHGPESGMEAACCMLEDMVLPDILNVAPRLTLLGETMMDELCRAYIKTANMPVTLH
- a CDS encoding host cell division inhibitor Icd-like protein, whose protein sequence is MATSKCTYIFAAINRTQRKIRPLMLRITACNETTARRQLASDYILLFAGRLPVRAGSHD
- a CDS encoding toxin-antitoxin system HicB family antitoxin, coding for MSTVTTRDRSPKGGGQSPQFKMRITPELKEQLEAEAGKDNVSLANWIKDLARQELKRRGIEPKG
- a CDS encoding helix-turn-helix transcriptional regulator, producing MRHENTTHGSLPAAGFVRQKALMPCLPFSPATLWRRVSAGTFPKPVKISTRITAWKVDEIWEWIESQQHH
- a CDS encoding tyrosine-type recombinase/integrase, yielding MGKLTDLQIKAWLKAGERFEGRSDGNGLYLCYRESFASPKWRFRYRFAGKARAMWIGSYAELSLAKARETIKLLSARVSLGYDVAGEKKERKADALAKIESDKNALLVSHLATEYFERQILGRWKHPDILRRRIDKDINPNIGHLKADEVKPRHIDDMLQSILARGAPTVANDVLRWTRRIFNYGIKRHILEVNPTTAFDISDAGGQEKARERYLDTGELEQLFAAMRLAKGFSIQNELTMKLLLLLCCRKMELCAARWEDIDLENAIWHLTGTKNGDAIDIPLPPVAITWFQQLKDMSFNSEWVLPARKMQNRMIPHIAESTLPVALAKVKTQMQGVENFTVHDFRRTARTHLASLGVDPIVAERCLNHRIKGVEGIYNRHQYLDERRKALTLWADKLVKLESRERDSK
- a CDS encoding YicC/YloC family endoribonuclease yields the protein MIRSMTAYARRDIKGEWGSAAWELRSVNQRYLETYIRLPEQFRSLEPVIRERIRSRLTRGKIECSLRFELDATAQSSLILNEKLAKQLVEAANWVKMQSDEGEVNPLDVLRWPGVMSAEEQDLDAISTELMQALDVALDDFIISRETEGAALKTLIEQRLDGVSAEVVKVRAHMPNILQWQRERLLNKLEEAQVQLENTRLEQELVLMAQRVDVAEELDRLEAHVKETHNILKKKEAVGRRLDFMMQEFNRESNTLASKSINAEVTNSAIELKVLIEQMREQIQNIE